The following proteins are encoded in a genomic region of Tenacibaculum sp. 190524A05c:
- a CDS encoding YHYH protein yields the protein MKNVKILMLAFIVLSACSSDNDSSGSTETPVDDTSYNITSILSKFDNVSGVSYAINGDFVEITTDNLPDHGSPYWGTNHPMYEAYNGSNPNWNLNPNTIGTQNIVFRIPLRPSEASNKEATSLGPMGVSVNGVVFYNQYAGPNNQPLTNEINSFDQYLGHPDGGSRYHYHIEPLYLTSGIGKSAFLGLLADGFPVYGPEENGVTITSSDLDDYHGHVGETPEFPNGIYHYHVTADAPYINGNGFYGTPGNISQ from the coding sequence ATGAAAAACGTGAAAATTTTGATGTTAGCTTTTATAGTTTTATCTGCCTGCTCATCGGACAATGATAGTAGTGGAAGTACGGAAACACCAGTAGATGATACATCTTATAATATTACTTCGATATTATCTAAATTTGATAATGTTTCGGGAGTGTCCTATGCGATAAATGGTGATTTTGTTGAAATCACAACCGATAATTTACCAGATCACGGAAGTCCTTACTGGGGAACAAACCATCCTATGTATGAAGCTTATAATGGATCTAATCCAAACTGGAATTTGAATCCAAATACAATTGGTACTCAAAACATAGTTTTTAGAATTCCATTAAGACCAAGTGAAGCTAGTAATAAAGAAGCAACAAGTTTAGGACCAATGGGAGTTTCGGTTAATGGAGTTGTATTTTATAATCAATATGCTGGGCCGAATAACCAACCGTTAACAAACGAAATTAATTCTTTTGATCAATATTTAGGTCATCCAGATGGAGGAAGCAGATATCATTATCATATTGAGCCATTATACTTAACAAGTGGAATTGGAAAATCAGCATTTTTAGGATTATTAGCAGATGGTTTTCCAGTATATGGTCCTGAAGAAAATGGAGTAACAATTACGAGTTCAGATTTAGACGATTATCATGGTCATGTTGGAGAAACTCCAGAATTCCCGAATGGAATTTATCATTATCATGTTACTGCTGATGCTCCTTATATTAATGGAAACGGATTTTACGGTACACCAGGAAATATTTCTCAATAA
- a CDS encoding sulfatase-like hydrolase/transferase has product MRLLNSPIILLVLFLCSCSKESVNTDSNPDDPQNIKPNILLIIADDMGLDATPGYDIGDVKPNVPNIQNMINSGVRFSNLWSYPTCTPTRSSILTGKYGFRTGVMKVDDELSLSETSLQKFLDNNNTGYDHAVVGKWHVSKTASHPTQLGVGYYAGLLTGGVQSYTNWNLTENGVTNGSNEYTTTKFTDLAINWVKDRENPWFLWLAYNAPHTPFHLPPSNLHTKGDLPNDQASIDANPQPYYMAMIEAMDTEIGRLLNTLPQEERDNTIIIFIGDNGTPGGVVQEYRTTRAKGSVYQGGVNVPMIISGKGVGRFNEMDNSLLNTSDLFATIAEIAGVSVSRINDSYSFKDLLNSNSSSNPRDFAYTEQSKSTGGEEYTIRNATHKYILFVDGEEALFDLNADYLEKTNLLNANTNAANQQQLNTLKQQLTDLKQ; this is encoded by the coding sequence ATGAGATTATTAAATTCCCCAATAATACTTCTCGTATTATTTCTATGTTCTTGTAGTAAAGAATCAGTAAATACGGATTCAAATCCAGATGATCCACAAAACATTAAACCCAATATTTTGTTAATAATAGCAGATGATATGGGATTGGATGCTACACCAGGTTATGATATAGGTGATGTAAAACCTAATGTTCCGAATATTCAAAATATGATTAATTCTGGAGTTAGATTTTCAAACTTATGGTCTTATCCAACGTGTACACCAACACGATCGAGTATTTTAACAGGTAAATACGGATTTAGAACAGGAGTAATGAAAGTTGATGATGAATTATCACTTTCGGAAACATCATTACAAAAATTTTTAGACAACAATAACACAGGTTATGATCATGCCGTGGTTGGTAAATGGCATGTTTCTAAAACTGCTAGTCATCCTACACAATTAGGTGTTGGTTATTATGCTGGATTATTAACCGGAGGAGTACAATCATATACGAATTGGAATTTAACTGAAAATGGAGTAACAAATGGTTCTAATGAATATACTACTACCAAATTCACTGATTTAGCTATTAACTGGGTTAAGGATAGGGAGAATCCTTGGTTTTTATGGTTGGCATATAATGCTCCACATACACCTTTTCATTTACCACCAAGTAATTTACACACTAAAGGAGATTTACCAAATGATCAGGCAAGTATTGATGCAAATCCACAACCATATTACATGGCAATGATTGAGGCAATGGATACTGAAATCGGGCGATTATTAAACACTTTACCTCAAGAAGAAAGAGATAATACAATTATCATTTTTATTGGAGATAATGGTACTCCAGGTGGAGTTGTTCAAGAATACAGAACTACAAGAGCTAAAGGATCAGTTTATCAGGGTGGAGTAAATGTTCCGATGATAATTTCAGGAAAAGGTGTAGGAAGATTTAATGAAATGGATAATAGCCTTTTAAATACATCAGATTTATTTGCAACTATTGCTGAGATTGCTGGAGTAAGTGTTTCTAGAATTAATGATAGCTATAGTTTTAAAGATTTACTGAACTCCAATAGTTCAAGTAATCCGAGAGATTTTGCCTACACAGAGCAAAGTAAATCTACAGGTGGGGAGGAGTACACAATCAGAAATGCTACACATAAATACATACTTTTTGTTGATGGTGAAGAAGCTTTATTTGATTTAAATGCAGATTATTTAGAAAAAACAAATTTGTTGAATGCCAATACAAATGCGGCAAATCAACAACAATTGAATACATTAAAACAACAATTAACAGATTTAAAACAATAG
- a CDS encoding membrane or secreted protein produces the protein MKLVILTVGLLALAFAGIAIKIWAKKDGEFAGTCASQNPMLNKSGEACGFCGKTPDQFDSCTEPTHQ, from the coding sequence ATGAAATTAGTTATATTAACAGTCGGATTATTAGCTTTAGCATTTGCAGGAATTGCAATTAAAATTTGGGCAAAGAAAGATGGAGAATTTGCAGGTACTTGTGCTAGTCAAAATCCAATGTTAAATAAATCAGGAGAAGCTTGTGGTTTCTGTGGTAAAACACCAGATCAATTTGATTCTTGTACAGAACCAACGCACCAATAA
- a CDS encoding RNA polymerase sigma factor, translating into MSFNYLLDTYWSNVYGYQLKKVNNENDAEDITIQTFAKAFNKIHTFNKEYQFSTWLIAISKNIHQDILRKRKPSLIVQSSKVDEEAYKVIDDSPSPEDKIITEQNLAKLLRDIKQLKPKYQEVINLRFFQELSYKEISEQLDEPMNNVKVKLLRAKKLLAEIIEKNKS; encoded by the coding sequence ATGTCTTTCAATTATCTTTTAGATACCTATTGGTCAAATGTATATGGTTATCAGCTCAAAAAAGTAAATAACGAAAATGACGCTGAGGATATCACTATTCAAACATTTGCTAAAGCTTTTAATAAAATTCATACTTTTAACAAAGAGTATCAGTTCAGTACTTGGTTAATTGCCATTTCTAAAAATATCCATCAAGATATACTTAGAAAACGAAAACCATCCTTAATTGTTCAATCTTCAAAAGTAGACGAAGAAGCTTATAAAGTTATTGATGATTCTCCTTCTCCGGAAGATAAAATCATTACTGAACAGAACTTAGCTAAATTGCTTAGAGATATTAAACAACTAAAGCCTAAATATCAAGAAGTAATTAACTTAAGGTTTTTTCAAGAATTAAGCTACAAAGAGATTTCAGAACAACTTGATGAGCCAATGAATAACGTAAAAGTTAAACTTTTAAGAGCTAAAAAGTTACTTGCTGAAATTATTGAGAAAAACAAATCATGA
- a CDS encoding Nramp family divalent metal transporter, producing MKKNIFNALGPGLLFAGAAIGVSHLVQSTRAGAEYGYGLIWALILVHIFKYPFFKFGPKYASATGESLLDGYHKLGKGYLALYFVVNLATMFTIQAAVTIVTASLATQLFGLTDNLVYWATIILFISFLILSFGKYQLLDKLMKYIILFLTASTLLAVIIALIKSDTSFSYQQVIPNDAVGISFLIAFLGWMPAPLDISIWHSLWSVEKQKTTAEKVGVKKSIFDFNVGYFGTMFLGLCFILLGATVMFSSQEKFASSGGQFALQLINLYTNNLGDFAKPIIAIAAFTTMFSTTITTLDASPRAMEKTSKLLFNKEKLNYWFWIIFLIFGTLLILFLLLNSMLTLVKIATIFSFLTAPIYAILNYKLITSTYTPKTQHPNTFIKVLSIAGIVFLFCFSLWYLSIL from the coding sequence ATGAAAAAAAACATATTCAATGCTTTAGGTCCTGGATTGCTATTCGCTGGGGCCGCAATCGGAGTTTCACATTTAGTACAATCTACAAGAGCCGGAGCAGAATATGGTTATGGATTAATTTGGGCTTTAATTTTAGTACATATATTCAAATATCCTTTTTTCAAATTTGGTCCTAAATATGCTTCTGCTACAGGAGAAAGCTTACTTGATGGATATCATAAACTAGGTAAAGGATATTTAGCTTTGTATTTTGTAGTAAACTTGGCTACAATGTTTACTATCCAAGCTGCTGTTACTATAGTTACAGCAAGTTTAGCGACTCAATTGTTTGGACTTACTGACAATTTAGTGTATTGGGCAACCATAATATTATTCATCAGTTTTTTAATTCTTTCTTTCGGTAAATATCAATTACTTGATAAACTAATGAAGTACATTATACTTTTTCTTACGGCAAGTACTTTATTAGCTGTTATTATAGCCTTAATTAAAAGTGACACTAGTTTTTCCTACCAACAGGTTATTCCTAATGATGCGGTTGGTATTAGTTTTTTAATTGCGTTTTTAGGATGGATGCCAGCTCCTCTGGATATTTCCATATGGCACTCTTTATGGTCAGTAGAAAAACAAAAAACAACAGCTGAAAAGGTAGGTGTTAAAAAATCTATTTTCGATTTTAACGTTGGTTACTTTGGAACAATGTTCTTGGGTTTGTGCTTTATATTACTCGGAGCAACTGTTATGTTTTCTTCTCAAGAGAAATTCGCCAGTAGTGGTGGCCAGTTTGCTCTTCAATTAATAAACTTATATACTAATAATTTAGGAGATTTTGCTAAACCTATAATCGCTATTGCCGCGTTTACAACAATGTTCAGTACAACAATAACAACATTAGATGCTTCACCAAGAGCCATGGAAAAAACGTCTAAATTGTTGTTTAACAAAGAAAAACTGAATTACTGGTTTTGGATTATCTTTTTAATTTTCGGAACACTTTTAATATTGTTTTTACTTTTAAACAGCATGCTTACCCTAGTTAAAATTGCAACGATATTTTCGTTCTTAACTGCTCCAATTTATGCTATTCTAAACTATAAGCTAATTACCAGTACATATACTCCTAAAACACAGCACCCAAATACCTTTATAAAAGTGCTAAGTATTGCTGGAATCGTATTTTTATTCTGTTTCAGCCTCTGGTATTTAAGCATTTTGTGA
- the lipA gene encoding lipoyl synthase codes for MSEKILIPTETKVTKSATSERVKKPKWLRVKLPVGKKYTELRGLVDKYKLNTICTSGSCPNMGECWGEGTATFMILGNICTRSCGFCGVKTGRPETVEWDEPEKVARSIKIMKIKHAVITSVDRDDLKDGGSIIWAETVDAIRRANPNTTLETLIPDFQGNTKLIDRIIDVHPEVVSHNMETVRRLTREVRIQAKYDRSLGVLKYLKENGMRTKSGIMLGLGETEDEVIETMKDLRNVGLDIITIGQYLQPTKKHLPVKEFITPEQFKKYETLGKEMGFMYVESGALVRSSYKAHKHAS; via the coding sequence ATGTCAGAAAAGATTCTTATACCAACAGAAACTAAAGTTACAAAGAGTGCAACTTCGGAACGTGTAAAAAAACCGAAGTGGTTACGCGTAAAATTACCTGTTGGAAAAAAATATACAGAACTTAGAGGTTTAGTTGATAAATACAAGTTAAATACCATTTGTACAAGTGGTAGTTGTCCTAATATGGGTGAATGCTGGGGAGAAGGTACCGCAACATTTATGATTTTAGGAAACATTTGTACACGTTCATGTGGATTTTGCGGTGTAAAAACTGGAAGACCAGAAACTGTTGAATGGGATGAACCAGAAAAGGTTGCTCGATCTATTAAAATCATGAAAATTAAGCATGCTGTTATAACTTCTGTTGATAGAGACGACCTGAAAGATGGTGGTTCTATTATATGGGCAGAAACTGTTGATGCTATTAGAAGAGCTAATCCGAATACTACATTAGAAACGTTAATTCCAGACTTTCAGGGAAATACAAAACTTATAGATCGAATTATTGATGTTCATCCAGAAGTTGTTTCTCATAATATGGAAACAGTTAGAAGATTGACTAGAGAAGTTCGAATTCAGGCGAAATACGATCGTAGTTTAGGTGTTTTAAAATACTTAAAAGAGAACGGAATGAGAACTAAATCTGGGATTATGCTAGGCTTAGGTGAAACTGAAGATGAAGTAATTGAAACAATGAAAGATCTAAGAAATGTTGGATTAGATATTATTACTATTGGTCAGTACTTACAACCTACAAAGAAACATTTACCTGTAAAAGAGTTTATTACTCCTGAACAATTTAAGAAATACGAAACGTTAGGAAAAGAAATGGGATTCATGTATGTAGAAAGTGGTGCATTAGTACGTTCATCGTACAAAGCTCACAAACATGCTAGCTAA